A region from the Mya arenaria isolate MELC-2E11 chromosome 2, ASM2691426v1 genome encodes:
- the LOC128209785 gene encoding uncharacterized protein LOC128209785 isoform X1: MFDKRYTHVHCRSYRSQDHRDRERPWGSMEGSWYNEWNNNQYQQHPQPYSRDYQEDYHGARVPTPTEIPQNIDYYRAKDFKQIRSPEYEPDRERRRNSSRDGRKRTGSRSLERTPPRKRSPPTNRHNVNYRKNRDDRYRDKAYRDENQENRYSNYRERSKHESRRSGRYRDENERRDRQGKRRRDKSRDRRDDRERSGERSSVEDVSSDDLPMMDSNNNGKNEKKQTLDLDNCERKVEAVNEDSDEKKSQTGLKICISTLDTSDDSPEKFVRAKPVAVKKKSPLRKRNSGNREDDLKIVSSIKESYRKEKEKDITSPKETMKSLSPEMNVLSSESKSQFQTTSKYVDCTSYQNEKLLQGIEHKEKQFQTEALASRKEINFESAKRNEKKESNHRESDDLLKDNILKDEGESIVGNGKKEDLIKKDEIPANVEIPVVNTIKQVENQTNEPKENAGKEMKSNKRSDDNIKDKFIEDKHIEQDDVNVKVDTRENNTKEDSEEGLKSLFATINELQKDAKVGSFASVFGSALSSVTKRRGSAIDITDNIKGQQEKLSIDGTVNQNKETPELSSKCIVIGKVNESKLSDQRGVPNKETIKDIVTSETKGRGSAIENTVNIEDQQEKQTNDGVVSLNKETPELSTKTSVIGKVQDSKLGDQKRVLIKETRTVHSSELKKSSEKPYIITHTKNHTPLITESPLDIDSTNKCSDTSKNCSSAETIADNHHIGDESASVKNTSMKISSRDSKGQIPESCTNTVGLPQSNDRSHVSKNINKRPIKESNTSNIQNIEVMQATQKIAKEIKADAQNSSNKTTDVSKSKIAKESKALSEKIITNSNKHARKKESKKSNAKHQSQTHQKHKSQNTQCIFQDQYIKLGEKRQGESERRLKVFKEMKMKMQTEKYKNDTTKVTDTEQVDSYCADQSKSNCADDDILQDILVSEHRDIHETEKETCVLSEINSNDFTGQISNNENHANEINQHEMFNYSDKENDMSDIDPDDFQPIDFGNCLLSNENEAFESSNTKAKQTEDIIMTYIDDSVVCAVKEVNVEQKKKFSERLHEAGKNLLNKDDFSEKMNEEVATVSKQNKRKRKKEVKRITKVLDSSDDDDDVLAESPFECTPKKVKLDKCEEKVKDNHKWLGLIKQKIKTPDMYKKKEHTSNNPVEKKDKVESEILPENTKLMDIDNNVCQKGFDLLHEKILIDGRDVTTVAFLNPKNLNVKNSATNVNLVKCLTCQSCKQSFTPLEFTLHHDDNKILTLLDQKKCMMMDFTILKAYNQDGVREVFKDFQDFFHQQRDMTLQSPPVQLPYSKNDVVPADTHMEITSESRSGPGPAQSLFPVDTTHEVQGNIRSESVSEKTAKDIVKTPLSRKTPVLKESARGSKTQVSVKTPVAVSGNTEDICKTKVHEKARTYRSKSADKKAQGKEKIQPKKLPLSSKKYVKEVKETKTKATEAQNTQIGVDNLHSSALPCASTTKTIGSLQTDTVMDSVASSTATSSVITPQCNRAPVAIGLNTSINDVEMPGPSIVCTPEIAKNPQADSNSQVKTSQSPPSVFSPPMFNALTLPLMNSTAFSPPAHTTGKPLHENTGANTDISSAVQMVDNIISSAYLCPGLSPQKNATSVTIDVSMLVTLKQKLLNVSEQLQSNNTIVQSNQQSATHIYSQKEPNERKRQMWKDLCAEYEICTPNDALNKSIVCGLGHIESNEEFIGQIEPNEEGSTGGSSNKS, encoded by the exons GTTCGATAAGCGGTACACCCATGTACACTGTCGGAGTTATCGTTCCCAGGATCACCG gGACAGAGAAAGACCGTGGGGTTCAATGGAAGGGTCATGGTACAATGAATGGAATAACAACCAGTACCAGCAGCATCCTCAGCCCTACTCACGAGATTATCAAGAAGACTATCACGGTGCTCGTGTACCAACGCCAACTGAAATTCcgcaaaatattgattactatCGTGCGAAGGATTTTAAGCAAATCAGAAGTCCTGAATATGAACCTGATAGAGAAAGAAGGAGGAATTCCAGCCGAGATGGTAGAAAAAGAACCGGAAGTAGAAGCTTAGAGAGAACTCCTCCTAGAAAAAGGAGTCCTCCAACGAACAGACACAATGTTAATTACAGGAAAAATAGAGATGATAGATATCGAGATAAGGCTTATCGAGATGAGAATCAAGAAAATAGATATTCAAATTATAGAGAAAGGTCGAAGCATGAAAGCAGAAGAAGTGGTAGATATAGAGATGAGAATGAGAGGAGGGATAGGCAGGGTAAAAGAAGGAGAGATAAATCTAGGGATAGAAGAGATGATAGAGAAAGAAGTGGTGAAAGAAGTTCTGTTGAAGATGTGTCGTCGGACGACTTACCAATGATGGATTCTAACAATAATGGAAAGAATGAAAAGAAGCAAACTTTAGATCTTGATAATTGTGAAAGAAAAGTTGAAGCCGTTAATGAAGATTCTGATGAAAAGAAGAGCCAAACTGggttgaaaatatgcatttcaaCCCTAGATACTAGTGATGACAGTCCAGAGAAGTTTGTTAGAGCAAAACCAGTTGCAGTGAAAAAGAAGTCACCTTTGCGGAAGAGAAACAGCGGAAATAGAGAAGACGACCTGAAAATTGTGTCTTCCATTAAAGAAAGCtatagaaaagaaaaagaaaaagacatTACATCACCAAAAGAGACAATGAAATCGTTGAGTCCTGAAATGAACGTGTTATCGTCTGAATCAAAGAGTCAATTTCAAACTACCTCAAAGTATGTAGATTGCACAAGTTATCAGAATGAAAAACTGCTTCAAGGGATAGaacacaaagaaaaacaatttcaGACGGAAGCTTTGGCTAGTAGGaaagaaattaattttgaaagtgCTAAGCGAAATGAAAAGAAAGAATCAAACCATAGAGAGAGTGATGATCTgcttaaagataatattttaaaagatgaaGGTGAAAGTATTGTTGGTAATGGTAAAAAGGAAGATTTAATCAAGAAAGATGAAATTCCAGCAAATGTTGAAATTCCTGTTGTGAATACAATAAAGCAAgttgaaaatcaaacaaatgaacCAAAAGAAAATGCCGGTAAAGAAATGAAGTCAAATAAAAGGAGCGACGACAATATTAAGGACAAATTCATTGAAGATAAACATATTGAGCAGGATGATGTTAATGTAAAAGTTGACACTAGAGAAAATAATACAAAGGAAGACTCAGAGGAAGGTTTGAAAAGCTTATTTGCGACAATAAATGAACTCCAAAAAGATGCAAAAGTAGGAAGTTTTGCTTCTGTTTTCGGTAGTGCTCTTTCATCTGTGACAAAGAGAAGAGGTTCAGCAATTGACATTACAGACAACATCAAAGGTCAGCAAGAGAAACTATCAATTGATGGTACTgttaatcaaaacaaagaaacTCCAGAATTATCATCAAAATGTATTGTAATAGGCAAAGTGAATGAAAGCAAGTTGAGTGACCAGAGAGGGGTTCCtaataaagaaacaattaaaGATATTGTTACATCTGAGACAAAGGGAAGAGGTTCAGCAATTGAAAATACGGTCAATATCGAAGACCAGCAAGAGAAACAAACAAACGATGGTGTTGTTAGTTTAAACAAAGAAACTCCAGAACTATCAACAAAAACTAGTGTTATTGGCAAAGTGCAAGACAGCAAGTTGGGTGATCAGAAAAGGGTTCTTATTAAGGAAACAAGAACTGTCCACAGTTCAGAATTGAAAAAGTCATCTGAAAAACCTTATATAATTACACATACCAAAAACCATACACCTTTGATCACGGAATCACCACTTGATATTGACAGTACAAACAAATGTAGTGACACTTCGAAAAACTGTTCAAGTGCTGAAACAATTGCTGATAATCACCACATCGGAGACGAATCTGCTTCAGTGAAAAACACAAGTATGAAAATATCTTCACGTGATTCAAAAGGTCAGATTCCTGAATCGTGTACAAATACAGTTGGACTGCCACAAAGTAATGACAGAAGCCATGTTTCGAAGAACATAAACAAGCGTCCAATAAAGGAAAGCAACACATCAAATATCCAGAACATTGAAGTAATGCAAGCAACTCAGAAAATCGCAAAAGAAATTAAAGCAGATGCTCAGAACAGCAGTAATAAGACAACAGATGTTTCTAAAAGTAAGATCGCAAAGGAGTCGAAAGCGTTAAGTGagaaaattattacaaattcaaataaacatgCAAGGAAAAAGGAAAGTAAAAAGAGTAATGCAAAGCACCAATCACAAACACATCAGAAGCATAAAAGCCAAAATACCCAATGCATCTTTCAGgatcaatatattaaattggGTGAAAAAAGACAGGGGGAATCAGAGAGACGCCTtaaggtttttaaagaaatgaaaatgaaaatgcagaCAGAAAAATACAAGAATGATACTACAAAGGTTACTGACACTGAACAGGTAGATTCGTATTGTGCAGATCAGTCTAAAAGTAATTGTGCAGATGATGATATTCTCCAAGATATTTTAGTATCAGAGCATAGAGATATTCATGAAACTGAAAAGGAGACGTGTGTATTATctgaaataaattcaaatgattttactGGTCAGATCAGTAATAATGAAAATCATGCAAATGAGATAAACcagcatgaaatgtttaattattcagACAAAGAAAACGATATGTCAGACATTGATCCAGATGATTTTCAACCGATCGACTTTGGAAACTGTTTATTGTCTAATGAAAATGAGGCTTTTGAATCGAGTAACACTAAAGCAAAGCAGACGGAAGATATCATTATGACTTATATTGATGATAGTGTGGTGTGTGCTGTCAAAGAAGTAAATGttgaacaaaagaaaaaatTTAGTGAGCGTCTTCATGAGGCCGGGAAAAATTTACTGAATAAAGATGACTTTTCTGAGAAGATGAATGAGGAGGTTGCAACTGTTTCAAAACAGAACAAACGGAAAAGGAAAAAAGAAGTTAAAAGAATTACGAAAGTGTTAGACAGCagtgacgatgatgatgatgtcctAGCTGAATCACCATTTGAATGTACTCCCAAAAAAGTTAAACTTGATAAATGTGAAGAGAAGGTTAAAGACAATCATAAATGGCTTGGGTTAATTAAGCAAAAGATAAAAACACCAGACATGTACAAAAAGAAAGAACATACATCTAACAATCCTGTCGAAAAAAAAGACAAGGTTGAGTCAGAAATATTGCCAGAAAACACTAAATTAATGGATATTGACAACAATGTTTGTCAAAAGGGCTTTGATTTGCTACATGAAAAGATTTTAATAGATGGTAGAGATGTTACAACAGTTGCATTTTTAAATCCTAAAAACCTGAATGTGAAGAACAGCGCTACAAACGTGAATTTAGTGAAATGCCTCACTTGTCAATCATGTAAACAAAGTTTCACTCCTTTGGAGTTCACTTTACATCATGATGACAATAAGATACTGACATTATTAGATCAGAAGAAGTGTATGATGATGGACTTTACCATACTTAAAGCCTACAACCAGGATGGCGTTCGTGAAGTGTTCAAGGATTTCCAGGACTTTTTCCACCAACAAAGAGA CATGACGTTGCAGAGTCCTCCAGTGCAGCTTCCATATTCAAAAAACGATGTTGTTCCTGCGGATACACATATGGAG ATCACGTCTGAATCAAGATCTGGTCCAGGTCCAGCCCAAAGCCTCTTTCCTGTGGACACGACACATGAAGTGCAAGGAAACATCCGGTCTGAATCTGTCAGTGAAAAGACGGCtaaagatattgttaaaacGCCGTTATCGAGAAAGACGCCTGTTTTAAAAGAGTCTGCTAGAGGCAGTAAAACACAAGTGTCTGTTAAGACTCCTGTTGCTGTCAGTGGAAATACTGAAGACATTTGTAAAACGAAAGTGCATGAAAAGGCAAGAACATACCGATCAAAATCAGCAGACAAAAAGGCACAAGGGAAAGAAAAAATACAACCCAAAAAGCTACCCTTATCCTCGAAAAAATATGTGAAGGAAGTTAAAGAGACAAAAACTAAAGCAACGGAggcacaaaatacacaaatcgGTGTTGACAACTTACATTCGTCTGCACTTCCCTGTGCATCTACAACTAAAACAATTGGTTCATTACAAACTGATACGGTCATGGATTCTGTGGCATCATCGACAGCAACATCGTCTGTAATTACACCTCAGTGTAATCGTGCACCTGTGGCAATAGGTTTAAATACATCTATTAACGACGTAGAAATGCCAGGTCCTTCAATTGTCTGCACACCAGAAATTGCTAAAAACCCTCAGGCTGATTCAAATTCTCAGGTCAAGACTTCTCAATCACCACCTTCTGTGTTCAGCCCTCCAATGTTCAATGCATTAACACTGCCATTGATGAACTCAACTGCTTTTTCTCCACCAGCTCATACTACAGGTAAACCGTTGCACGAAAATACTGGTGCCAACACGGACATTTCAAGTGCTGTTCAGATGGTCGATAATATAATAAGTTCGGCATATCTTTGCCCCGGATTATCTCCTCAGAAGAATGCCACTAGTGTAACGATAGATGTGAGCATGCTGGTGACACTTAAGCAGAAGTTACTCAATGTTTCTGAACAGTTACAGAGTAATAATACCATAGTGCAATCAAACCAACAGTCTGCAACGCATATATATAGTCAAAAGGAGCCAAATGAAAGGAAACGGCAGATGTGGAAAGACTTGTGTGCGGAATATGAAATATGCACACCAAATGATGCCTTGAACAAAAGTATTGTTTGCGGTCTTGGCCATATTGAGTCAAACGAAGAATTCATTGGTCAAATAGAACCAAATGAAGAAGGGTCCACTGGGGGTTCCTCGAATAAGAGTTAA
- the LOC128209785 gene encoding uncharacterized protein LOC128209785 isoform X3, with protein sequence MEGSWYNEWNNNQYQQHPQPYSRDYQEDYHGARVPTPTEIPQNIDYYRAKDFKQIRSPEYEPDRERRRNSSRDGRKRTGSRSLERTPPRKRSPPTNRHNVNYRKNRDDRYRDKAYRDENQENRYSNYRERSKHESRRSGRYRDENERRDRQGKRRRDKSRDRRDDRERSGERSSVEDVSSDDLPMMDSNNNGKNEKKQTLDLDNCERKVEAVNEDSDEKKSQTGLKICISTLDTSDDSPEKFVRAKPVAVKKKSPLRKRNSGNREDDLKIVSSIKESYRKEKEKDITSPKETMKSLSPEMNVLSSESKSQFQTTSKYVDCTSYQNEKLLQGIEHKEKQFQTEALASRKEINFESAKRNEKKESNHRESDDLLKDNILKDEGESIVGNGKKEDLIKKDEIPANVEIPVVNTIKQVENQTNEPKENAGKEMKSNKRSDDNIKDKFIEDKHIEQDDVNVKVDTRENNTKEDSEEGLKSLFATINELQKDAKVGSFASVFGSALSSVTKRRGSAIDITDNIKGQQEKLSIDGTVNQNKETPELSSKCIVIGKVNESKLSDQRGVPNKETIKDIVTSETKGRGSAIENTVNIEDQQEKQTNDGVVSLNKETPELSTKTSVIGKVQDSKLGDQKRVLIKETRTVHSSELKKSSEKPYIITHTKNHTPLITESPLDIDSTNKCSDTSKNCSSAETIADNHHIGDESASVKNTSMKISSRDSKGQIPESCTNTVGLPQSNDRSHVSKNINKRPIKESNTSNIQNIEVMQATQKIAKEIKADAQNSSNKTTDVSKSKIAKESKALSEKIITNSNKHARKKESKKSNAKHQSQTHQKHKSQNTQCIFQDQYIKLGEKRQGESERRLKVFKEMKMKMQTEKYKNDTTKVTDTEQVDSYCADQSKSNCADDDILQDILVSEHRDIHETEKETCVLSEINSNDFTGQISNNENHANEINQHEMFNYSDKENDMSDIDPDDFQPIDFGNCLLSNENEAFESSNTKAKQTEDIIMTYIDDSVVCAVKEVNVEQKKKFSERLHEAGKNLLNKDDFSEKMNEEVATVSKQNKRKRKKEVKRITKVLDSSDDDDDVLAESPFECTPKKVKLDKCEEKVKDNHKWLGLIKQKIKTPDMYKKKEHTSNNPVEKKDKVESEILPENTKLMDIDNNVCQKGFDLLHEKILIDGRDVTTVAFLNPKNLNVKNSATNVNLVKCLTCQSCKQSFTPLEFTLHHDDNKILTLLDQKKCMMMDFTILKAYNQDGVREVFKDFQDFFHQQRDMTLQSPPVQLPYSKNDVVPADTHMEITSESRSGPGPAQSLFPVDTTHEVQGNIRSESVSEKTAKDIVKTPLSRKTPVLKESARGSKTQVSVKTPVAVSGNTEDICKTKVHEKARTYRSKSADKKAQGKEKIQPKKLPLSSKKYVKEVKETKTKATEAQNTQIGVDNLHSSALPCASTTKTIGSLQTDTVMDSVASSTATSSVITPQCNRAPVAIGLNTSINDVEMPGPSIVCTPEIAKNPQADSNSQVKTSQSPPSVFSPPMFNALTLPLMNSTAFSPPAHTTGKPLHENTGANTDISSAVQMVDNIISSAYLCPGLSPQKNATSVTIDVSMLVTLKQKLLNVSEQLQSNNTIVQSNQQSATHIYSQKEPNERKRQMWKDLCAEYEICTPNDALNKSIVCGLGHIESNEEFIGQIEPNEEGSTGGSSNKS encoded by the exons ATGGAAGGGTCATGGTACAATGAATGGAATAACAACCAGTACCAGCAGCATCCTCAGCCCTACTCACGAGATTATCAAGAAGACTATCACGGTGCTCGTGTACCAACGCCAACTGAAATTCcgcaaaatattgattactatCGTGCGAAGGATTTTAAGCAAATCAGAAGTCCTGAATATGAACCTGATAGAGAAAGAAGGAGGAATTCCAGCCGAGATGGTAGAAAAAGAACCGGAAGTAGAAGCTTAGAGAGAACTCCTCCTAGAAAAAGGAGTCCTCCAACGAACAGACACAATGTTAATTACAGGAAAAATAGAGATGATAGATATCGAGATAAGGCTTATCGAGATGAGAATCAAGAAAATAGATATTCAAATTATAGAGAAAGGTCGAAGCATGAAAGCAGAAGAAGTGGTAGATATAGAGATGAGAATGAGAGGAGGGATAGGCAGGGTAAAAGAAGGAGAGATAAATCTAGGGATAGAAGAGATGATAGAGAAAGAAGTGGTGAAAGAAGTTCTGTTGAAGATGTGTCGTCGGACGACTTACCAATGATGGATTCTAACAATAATGGAAAGAATGAAAAGAAGCAAACTTTAGATCTTGATAATTGTGAAAGAAAAGTTGAAGCCGTTAATGAAGATTCTGATGAAAAGAAGAGCCAAACTGggttgaaaatatgcatttcaaCCCTAGATACTAGTGATGACAGTCCAGAGAAGTTTGTTAGAGCAAAACCAGTTGCAGTGAAAAAGAAGTCACCTTTGCGGAAGAGAAACAGCGGAAATAGAGAAGACGACCTGAAAATTGTGTCTTCCATTAAAGAAAGCtatagaaaagaaaaagaaaaagacatTACATCACCAAAAGAGACAATGAAATCGTTGAGTCCTGAAATGAACGTGTTATCGTCTGAATCAAAGAGTCAATTTCAAACTACCTCAAAGTATGTAGATTGCACAAGTTATCAGAATGAAAAACTGCTTCAAGGGATAGaacacaaagaaaaacaatttcaGACGGAAGCTTTGGCTAGTAGGaaagaaattaattttgaaagtgCTAAGCGAAATGAAAAGAAAGAATCAAACCATAGAGAGAGTGATGATCTgcttaaagataatattttaaaagatgaaGGTGAAAGTATTGTTGGTAATGGTAAAAAGGAAGATTTAATCAAGAAAGATGAAATTCCAGCAAATGTTGAAATTCCTGTTGTGAATACAATAAAGCAAgttgaaaatcaaacaaatgaacCAAAAGAAAATGCCGGTAAAGAAATGAAGTCAAATAAAAGGAGCGACGACAATATTAAGGACAAATTCATTGAAGATAAACATATTGAGCAGGATGATGTTAATGTAAAAGTTGACACTAGAGAAAATAATACAAAGGAAGACTCAGAGGAAGGTTTGAAAAGCTTATTTGCGACAATAAATGAACTCCAAAAAGATGCAAAAGTAGGAAGTTTTGCTTCTGTTTTCGGTAGTGCTCTTTCATCTGTGACAAAGAGAAGAGGTTCAGCAATTGACATTACAGACAACATCAAAGGTCAGCAAGAGAAACTATCAATTGATGGTACTgttaatcaaaacaaagaaacTCCAGAATTATCATCAAAATGTATTGTAATAGGCAAAGTGAATGAAAGCAAGTTGAGTGACCAGAGAGGGGTTCCtaataaagaaacaattaaaGATATTGTTACATCTGAGACAAAGGGAAGAGGTTCAGCAATTGAAAATACGGTCAATATCGAAGACCAGCAAGAGAAACAAACAAACGATGGTGTTGTTAGTTTAAACAAAGAAACTCCAGAACTATCAACAAAAACTAGTGTTATTGGCAAAGTGCAAGACAGCAAGTTGGGTGATCAGAAAAGGGTTCTTATTAAGGAAACAAGAACTGTCCACAGTTCAGAATTGAAAAAGTCATCTGAAAAACCTTATATAATTACACATACCAAAAACCATACACCTTTGATCACGGAATCACCACTTGATATTGACAGTACAAACAAATGTAGTGACACTTCGAAAAACTGTTCAAGTGCTGAAACAATTGCTGATAATCACCACATCGGAGACGAATCTGCTTCAGTGAAAAACACAAGTATGAAAATATCTTCACGTGATTCAAAAGGTCAGATTCCTGAATCGTGTACAAATACAGTTGGACTGCCACAAAGTAATGACAGAAGCCATGTTTCGAAGAACATAAACAAGCGTCCAATAAAGGAAAGCAACACATCAAATATCCAGAACATTGAAGTAATGCAAGCAACTCAGAAAATCGCAAAAGAAATTAAAGCAGATGCTCAGAACAGCAGTAATAAGACAACAGATGTTTCTAAAAGTAAGATCGCAAAGGAGTCGAAAGCGTTAAGTGagaaaattattacaaattcaaataaacatgCAAGGAAAAAGGAAAGTAAAAAGAGTAATGCAAAGCACCAATCACAAACACATCAGAAGCATAAAAGCCAAAATACCCAATGCATCTTTCAGgatcaatatattaaattggGTGAAAAAAGACAGGGGGAATCAGAGAGACGCCTtaaggtttttaaagaaatgaaaatgaaaatgcagaCAGAAAAATACAAGAATGATACTACAAAGGTTACTGACACTGAACAGGTAGATTCGTATTGTGCAGATCAGTCTAAAAGTAATTGTGCAGATGATGATATTCTCCAAGATATTTTAGTATCAGAGCATAGAGATATTCATGAAACTGAAAAGGAGACGTGTGTATTATctgaaataaattcaaatgattttactGGTCAGATCAGTAATAATGAAAATCATGCAAATGAGATAAACcagcatgaaatgtttaattattcagACAAAGAAAACGATATGTCAGACATTGATCCAGATGATTTTCAACCGATCGACTTTGGAAACTGTTTATTGTCTAATGAAAATGAGGCTTTTGAATCGAGTAACACTAAAGCAAAGCAGACGGAAGATATCATTATGACTTATATTGATGATAGTGTGGTGTGTGCTGTCAAAGAAGTAAATGttgaacaaaagaaaaaatTTAGTGAGCGTCTTCATGAGGCCGGGAAAAATTTACTGAATAAAGATGACTTTTCTGAGAAGATGAATGAGGAGGTTGCAACTGTTTCAAAACAGAACAAACGGAAAAGGAAAAAAGAAGTTAAAAGAATTACGAAAGTGTTAGACAGCagtgacgatgatgatgatgtcctAGCTGAATCACCATTTGAATGTACTCCCAAAAAAGTTAAACTTGATAAATGTGAAGAGAAGGTTAAAGACAATCATAAATGGCTTGGGTTAATTAAGCAAAAGATAAAAACACCAGACATGTACAAAAAGAAAGAACATACATCTAACAATCCTGTCGAAAAAAAAGACAAGGTTGAGTCAGAAATATTGCCAGAAAACACTAAATTAATGGATATTGACAACAATGTTTGTCAAAAGGGCTTTGATTTGCTACATGAAAAGATTTTAATAGATGGTAGAGATGTTACAACAGTTGCATTTTTAAATCCTAAAAACCTGAATGTGAAGAACAGCGCTACAAACGTGAATTTAGTGAAATGCCTCACTTGTCAATCATGTAAACAAAGTTTCACTCCTTTGGAGTTCACTTTACATCATGATGACAATAAGATACTGACATTATTAGATCAGAAGAAGTGTATGATGATGGACTTTACCATACTTAAAGCCTACAACCAGGATGGCGTTCGTGAAGTGTTCAAGGATTTCCAGGACTTTTTCCACCAACAAAGAGA CATGACGTTGCAGAGTCCTCCAGTGCAGCTTCCATATTCAAAAAACGATGTTGTTCCTGCGGATACACATATGGAG ATCACGTCTGAATCAAGATCTGGTCCAGGTCCAGCCCAAAGCCTCTTTCCTGTGGACACGACACATGAAGTGCAAGGAAACATCCGGTCTGAATCTGTCAGTGAAAAGACGGCtaaagatattgttaaaacGCCGTTATCGAGAAAGACGCCTGTTTTAAAAGAGTCTGCTAGAGGCAGTAAAACACAAGTGTCTGTTAAGACTCCTGTTGCTGTCAGTGGAAATACTGAAGACATTTGTAAAACGAAAGTGCATGAAAAGGCAAGAACATACCGATCAAAATCAGCAGACAAAAAGGCACAAGGGAAAGAAAAAATACAACCCAAAAAGCTACCCTTATCCTCGAAAAAATATGTGAAGGAAGTTAAAGAGACAAAAACTAAAGCAACGGAggcacaaaatacacaaatcgGTGTTGACAACTTACATTCGTCTGCACTTCCCTGTGCATCTACAACTAAAACAATTGGTTCATTACAAACTGATACGGTCATGGATTCTGTGGCATCATCGACAGCAACATCGTCTGTAATTACACCTCAGTGTAATCGTGCACCTGTGGCAATAGGTTTAAATACATCTATTAACGACGTAGAAATGCCAGGTCCTTCAATTGTCTGCACACCAGAAATTGCTAAAAACCCTCAGGCTGATTCAAATTCTCAGGTCAAGACTTCTCAATCACCACCTTCTGTGTTCAGCCCTCCAATGTTCAATGCATTAACACTGCCATTGATGAACTCAACTGCTTTTTCTCCACCAGCTCATACTACAGGTAAACCGTTGCACGAAAATACTGGTGCCAACACGGACATTTCAAGTGCTGTTCAGATGGTCGATAATATAATAAGTTCGGCATATCTTTGCCCCGGATTATCTCCTCAGAAGAATGCCACTAGTGTAACGATAGATGTGAGCATGCTGGTGACACTTAAGCAGAAGTTACTCAATGTTTCTGAACAGTTACAGAGTAATAATACCATAGTGCAATCAAACCAACAGTCTGCAACGCATATATATAGTCAAAAGGAGCCAAATGAAAGGAAACGGCAGATGTGGAAAGACTTGTGTGCGGAATATGAAATATGCACACCAAATGATGCCTTGAACAAAAGTATTGTTTGCGGTCTTGGCCATATTGAGTCAAACGAAGAATTCATTGGTCAAATAGAACCAAATGAAGAAGGGTCCACTGGGGGTTCCTCGAATAAGAGTTAA